The genome window GACCGCGTCCGAGGCGTTCGAGTCGTTCGCGGTGTCGGGAACCGGCGACTCGATACCGGCCACCGACCCCTCGCCCACGGGCTGAACCGTGTGCGTGTAGGCGGGGTCGGGCTCGCCGACCGAGACGGGGAGGAACAGGGGGTTCGCCATCAGGAGGACGCCGAGCGCCACGAGCGCGACGGCAGCGAGCGGGGTGCGCATGGCTCGGGGTTCGTCGGGCCGGGAGTTGAGCGTTCGGGCTCGACGCGGATTTATAAGTTGAATCGTCGGTTTCCGCTGGTCGTTTATAAGTAACGGCGCTTCCGCGGTGAGTTCACCGTTCGATCGCGATCGCATTTATTCCCCTGCCGGGAGCTATTACACCCAAGAATGGACGATGAAACCAGACAGTGGCTCACCATCGTCGCGGCGTGTCTCGCGGGGTCGAGACCGGCCTATCTCGTGATTACCGGTGATGGAGGAACTCTCGCGGCACTTGTCATCATCTGCTCGGTGGTGGTGATCCTCCTTTCCGGCTGGCAGCTCCGCCGGGATTCTAGTTAACTTAGTAGTGACCGATGCGCGCGCCGTATTCAGTACGTCTTCGAGAGAATCACTTCCGAAGCCTCAGCCGGTCGCTTATAAATGACTGACCGTGGGTCGGGGGTGAACGCCTCCAAAGCCCCAGCCACTCGGCTGTCCGTCGGTGTCTACCGATCGACGGACACCACCTCCAAAGCCCCAGCCGGGAGGACAGCACACGCTCGCTGTGCTCCTCGTCACTCGCTGCGCTCGTTCCTGCGGTGCTTACTTCGCCTGTGCTGTCCTCCCGGCTGCCCCTTTGAGTCCCGCCCGACCGCGACCGCACCGCACCTCACGCCTCCCCAGCCTCGTCGCTGGCGCCGTCTGGCGCCAGCGACTCCCTCGCGCGTGCTGCTCGGCCGCGTGGCGGCCTCGCAGGCACGCGCCACCGCACAGCGGTTTATAAGCAACCGTCGTCGTCGCTCCTGGTTATTTAAATACTGTATCGCGTCCGGCGGTGGCGCACGTACCTCCGCTGTCCCCTACCGCCCGATCGTCCCCTGCCGCGTCACCGGCGCGTCGGGGTCAATGAGGAAGGCGACGACGGTCGCACCCTCCTCGCCCGCGGTCACGGTCGGCGGGGCGCCGTCGCCGGTCCACAGGGCGCTCTCCGTCTCGTCGAGGTTGGCGCCGCCGACCTCGGCGGCGCCCTCGAAGACGTACACGTAGGCGTCGCGGCCCTCGATCTCGGGGAGCGTCGCGGCCGCGTCCGCGTCGAGGCGAACGTCGTAGCAGTCGACCGCGTTGCGCACGGTGAACGGGTGGTCGGCGCCCGCGGGCGCGAACACGCGGCGCCACTCGTTCGGCTCGGGGTCGGGAAGCGGGCCGTGCTGGATCCCGGGCTCCAACCCGATCTCTTGGGGGCGGACGAATATCTGGAGCATCCGCAGCGGCGGGTCGTCCGCCAGCGTCTCCTCGGCGTGCCAGAACCCCGACCCGGCGTTCATCACGAGGAGGTGTTCCGAGTCGGTGACGAGCTCGTTGCCCTCGCGGTCGTCGTGGCGCATCACGCCCGCGGGCACCCACGAGACGATCTCCTCGTCGCGGTGCTGGTGCATCCGGATCAGCGTGCCCGGGTCCATGAACGACTCGACGACCGTCGAGAGCGGCCCGTACCCGTGGTCGTCGCGGTCCGGGAGGTTTCGCCCCGGGAAGTTGAACCGCGTGCGGAACTTCCCCTGGTCCTGAAAGACCTCGGAGCGGGGCGCGGGAAACAGGTCGCGGTCGGCGGCTGCGGTGGGTTGTTCCATTACCCCGAGTAGGCGCGCGCGGGCAAAAAGGCGCCCGGTGGCGGCGAGCGAAGTCGGCTGCTGCGGTGAACTGGGAGGGCGGCGGTGCGGCGGTGCGGCGGTGAGGCAGTCCGTCCCGATCAGTCCGCCGGCTGCGGTTCCGTCGATTTCAGCCCCGAACCGCTCGGCGGGCGGAGGACGAACACCGCTAGCCCCGCCGCGACCGCGAGCACCCCGCCGAGGATGAAGGTGGGGTTCCAGCCCATCGTCGCGACCAGGTAGCCGGCGACGACGCCGGAGAAGACTCCGCCGCCGACCTTCGCGGTGTACAGGACGGCGTAGTTGCCCGAGGAGTTGGCCGCGCCGTAGTAGTCGGCCAGCAGCGAGGGGAAGAAGACGTACAGCGGCGAGGAGAAGAACATCGCCCCGAGGACGAACGCGACGAAGACGGCGCCGTTACCGGCCTCCCCGGCGCCGACGAGGCCGATACGGAACAGCCCGGCGAGGAGGAACGACCCGGCCATCACGCGCTTGCGGTCGAACCGGTCGGTCGCCTCGCCGAGGATCAACCGCGAGACGCCGGCAGCGACGGGGAGGAGCGTCGCCGAGAGCGTCGCGATCAGCTCCGCGAGACCGAAGTTCTCCGCGAACCGGACCACGTTCGCGATGACGATGAGGTCGGCGCTCGCCATCGCGACGAACATCGCGTACAGCAGCCAGAACTGCCACGTCGAGAGCATCTCGCGCGTCGAGTAGTTGCGGCCGC of Halorubrum trapanicum contains these proteins:
- a CDS encoding pirin family protein, translating into MEQPTAAADRDLFPAPRSEVFQDQGKFRTRFNFPGRNLPDRDDHGYGPLSTVVESFMDPGTLIRMHQHRDEEIVSWVPAGVMRHDDREGNELVTDSEHLLVMNAGSGFWHAEETLADDPPLRMLQIFVRPQEIGLEPGIQHGPLPDPEPNEWRRVFAPAGADHPFTVRNAVDCYDVRLDADAAATLPEIEGRDAYVYVFEGAAEVGGANLDETESALWTGDGAPPTVTAGEEGATVVAFLIDPDAPVTRQGTIGR